One window of the Actinomycetota bacterium genome contains the following:
- a CDS encoding nitroreductase has protein sequence MEVERAILTRRSVRRFKEERVADEDVAALLEAGRWAPSGLNNQPWRVAVVEDRGKAEELAGCTRYASTVRSAPLLVAVFLDHGASYDRDKDLMAVGAFIQNVLLAAHARGLGAVWLGEILKEKERVRQILEMPADCELMAVLAVGHPSEEPGTGSRKPLPELVLRRF, from the coding sequence ATGGAGGTGGAAAGGGCTATCCTTACCAGGCGCAGCGTGCGCAGGTTCAAAGAGGAACGCGTGGCGGACGAGGACGTCGCAGCGCTGCTCGAAGCCGGGCGTTGGGCGCCCTCAGGGCTGAACAACCAGCCCTGGCGCGTGGCGGTGGTGGAGGACCGCGGCAAGGCGGAGGAACTCGCCGGGTGTACGCGATACGCCTCCACGGTCAGGAGCGCGCCACTGCTGGTGGCGGTGTTCCTGGACCACGGCGCATCCTATGACCGTGACAAGGACCTCATGGCCGTCGGGGCCTTCATCCAGAACGTCCTCCTGGCGGCCCACGCCCGCGGACTGGGCGCGGTGTGGCTGGGGGAGATACTCAAGGAGAAGGAAAGGGTAAGGCAAATACTGGAGATGCCCGCGGATTGCGAGCTCATGGCGGTGTTGGCTGTGGGACATCCCTCGGAGGAACCGGGTACCGGAAGTCGCAAACCCCTGCCCGAACTGGTGCTCAGGCGCTTCTGA